In a genomic window of bacterium:
- a CDS encoding V-type ATP synthase subunit D encodes RRANSLNYLFIPEYRETIKYLENTLEEKEREEFFQLKRAKDLYPDLSMP; translated from the coding sequence GCGCCGCGCCAACTCCCTCAACTACCTCTTTATCCCAGAATACCGCGAAACCATCAAATACCTCGAAAATACCCTCGAAGAAAAAGAACGCGAAGAGTTCTTCCAGCTCAAACGCGCTAAAGACCTGTATCCTGATCTGAGCATGCCCTGA